A section of the Meles meles chromosome 8, mMelMel3.1 paternal haplotype, whole genome shotgun sequence genome encodes:
- the CDC42BPG gene encoding serine/threonine-protein kinase MRCK gamma isoform X1, which yields MERRLRALERLARGEAGGGPGLDGLLDLLLGLHHELSSAPLRRERNVAQFLSWASPFVAKVRELRLQRDDFEILKVIGRGAFGEVAVVRQRDSGQIFAMKMLHKWEMLKRAETACFREERDVLVKGDSRWVTALHYAFQDDEYLYLVMDYYAGGDLLTLLSRFEDRLPPELAQFYLAEMVLAIHSLHQLGYVHRDVKPDNVLLDTNGHIRLADFGSCLRLNNSGMVDSSVAVGTPDYISPEILQAMEEGKGHYGPQCDWWSLGVCAYELLFGETPFYAESLVETYGKIMNHEDHLQFPSDTPDVPAAARDLIRQLLCRQEDRLGRGGLDDFRNHPFFEGVDWERLATSTAPYIPELRGPGDTSNFDVDDDTLNHPGTLPPPSHGAFSGHHLPFVGFTYTSGSPGPESSSEQWAGLEQQLHCLEQEKMELSRKLQEALQFSSDHRELERLRKEVQTLQGRLSETPRDSKAQTDGGSPGQDGELRQERDRLVRELAEAQAGLRAQAQELRRAQERQEELLQRLREAQDREAATASQTQTLSSQLEEAQESSRKLQAQVATLCREAAQLQGQRERSLEKDSSRVKTIHTASETNGTGLPEAGHQEAQLRKEVAALRVQLEQARGHALSGKEEALCRLQEENRRLSLEQERLVEELEREQQSKQQLEGERRETESNWEAQIADILSWVNDEKVSRGYLQALATKMAEELESLRNVGTQTLPARPLDHQWKARRLQKMEASARLELQSALEAEIRAKQSLQERLTQVQEAQLQAESRLQEAQKQNQGLQQELAALREELAARGLGDMKPSNSLIPFLSLRSSEKESTKDTGLSGEALRPGAEPELRPEGRRSLRLGAVFPKAPAAPTAPAEGPPAKPGSHALRPRTFPSPTKCLRCTSLMLGLGRQGLGCDACGYFCHSACAPQAPPCPVPPDLLRAALGVHPETGTGTAYEGFLSVPRPSGVRRGWQRVFAALSDSRLLLFDAPDPRLSPASGALMQALDLSSVDLPRDPQFSATPVLASDVIHAQSRDLPCIFRVTASQLTVPPAVCTVLLLAESEAERERWLQVLGELQRLLLDTRPRPRPVYTLKEAYDNGLPLLPHALCAAIIDQDRLALGTEDGLFVIHLHSNDIFQVGECRRVQRLAVSPAAGLLVVLCGRGPSVRLFALAKLESAEVVGAKIPESRGCQALAAGRILQARTPVLCVAVKRQVLCYQLGPGPGPWQRRIRELQAPAPVQSLGLLGDRLCVGAAGAFALYPLLNEAAPLALGAGLVPEELPPSRGGLGEALGAVELSLSEFLLLFTTAGVYVDSAGRKSRIHELLWPAVPTGWGYAAPYLTVFSENSMDVFDVRKAEWVQTVPLKKVRPLNPEGSLFLFGAEKVRLTYLRNRLAEKDEFDIPDLTDNSRRQLFRTKSKRHFFFRVSEEQRQQRRREMLKDPFVRSKLISPPTNFNHLVHVGPTDGKPSARDLPRAPEGKGRGTRSSGPQRPHSFSEASRRPASVGSDGLAGDADATVKRKPWTSLSSESVSCPQGSLSPADSLIQVSERPRSLPPAPESEGSP from the exons ATGGAGCGGCGGCTGCGCGCGCTGGAGCGGCTGGCGCGGGGCGAGGCCGGCGGTGGCCCCGGGCTCGACGGCCTCCTGGATCTGCTGCTGGGGCTGCACCACGAGCTCAGCAGCGCCCCCCTCCGGCGGGAGCGGAACGTGGCGCAGTTCCTGAGCTGGG CCAGCCCCTTCGTAGCGAAGGTAAGAGAGCTGAGGCTGCAGAGAGATGACTTCGAGATCTTGAAGGTGATCGGCCGAGGGGCCTTCGGGGAG GTCGCCGtggtgaggcagagggacagCGGGCAGATTTTTGCCATGAAAATGCTGCACAAGTGGGAGATGCTGAAGAGGGCTGAG ACTGCCTGTTTCCGGGAGGAGCGGGACGTTCTGGTGAAGGGGGACAGCCGCTGGGTGACCGCTCTGCACTACGCCTTCCAAGATGACGAGTACCTG TACCTGGTGATGGACTACTATGCCGGGGGCGACCTCCTCACTCTGTTGAGCCGCTTTGAAGACCGCCTCCCGCCCGAGCTGGCCCAGTTCTACCTGGCTGAGATGGTGCTGGCCATCCACTCTTTGCACCAGCTGGGCTATGTCCACAG GGATGTCAAGCCGGACAATGTCCTGCTGGACACGAACGGTCACATCCGCTTGGCTGACTTCGGCTCGTGTCTCCGGCTCAACAACAGCGGCATG gTGGATTCGTCAGTGGCGGTGGGGACACCGGACTACATCTCCCCCGAGATCCTGCAGGCCATGGAGGAGGGCAAGGGCCACTACGGCCCACAGTGTGACTGGTGGTCTCTGGGCGTCTGTGCCTACGAGCTGCTCTTTGGGGAGACGCCGTTCTATGCTGAATCCCTCGTGGAAACCTACGGCAAGATCATGAACCACGAG GACCACCTGCAGTTTCCCTCGGACACGCCTGACGTGCCCGCTGCTGCCCGGGACCTGATCCGCCAGCTGCTCTGCCGCCAAGAGGACCGGCTGGGCCGCGGGGGGCTAGATGACTTCCGGAACCACCCCTTCTTTGAGGGCGTGGACTGGGAGCGCCTGGCAACCAGCACCGCCCCCTACATCCCTGAGCTTCGTGGGCCCGGGGACACCTCCAACTTCGACGTGGATGACGACACCCTCAACCATCCG GGGACCCTCCCGCCACCCTCCCATGGGGCCTTCTCTGGCCACCACCTGCCATTCGTGGGCTTCACCTACACCTCGGGAAG TCCGGGCCCTGAGAGCAGCTCCGAGCAGTGGGCCGGCCTCGAGCAGCAGCTCCATTGTCTGGAGCAGGAGAAGATGGAGCTGAGCCGGAAGCTCCAAG AGGCCCTGCAGTTCTCCTCAGACCACCGGGAGCTGGAGAGGCTACGGAAGGAAGTACAGACCCTACAGGGCCGGCTGTCAG AGACGCCGAGGGACAGCAAAGCCCAGACAGACGGGGGGAGCCCGGGCCAGGACGGCGAGCTACGGCAGGAGCGAGACCGGCTCGTCCGG GAGCTGGCCGAGGCTCAGGCAGGGCTGCGGGCGCAGGCGCAGGAGCTACGCAGAGCCCAGGAGCGGCAGGAGGAGCTGCTGCAGAGGCTGCGGGAGGCCCAGGACAGAGAGGCGGCCACAGCCAGCCAGACCCAGACCCTGAGCTCCCAGctggaggaagcccaggagagcAGCAGAAAG TTGCAGGCCCAGGTGGCTACCCTCTGCCGGGAGGCAGCACAGctccagggacagagggagcGAAGTCTTGAGAAGGACTCTTCCCGGGTCAAG ACCATCCACACTGCCTCCGAGACCAATGGCACGGGGCTGCCGGAGGCCGGGCATCAGGAGGCGCAGCTGAGGAAGGAGGTGGCGGCCCTGCGCGTGCAGCTAGAGCAGGCCCGTGGCCACGC GCTGAGTGGGAAGGAGGAGGCTCTGTGCCGGCTACAGGAAGAGAACCGGAGGCTGAGCCTCGAGCAGGAGCGG CTGGTGGAAGAGCTGGAACGGGAGCAGCAGAGCAAGCAGCAGCTGGAGGGCGAACGGCGGGAGACGGAGAGCAACTGGGAGGCCCAGATCGCTGACATCCTTAGCTG GGTGAACGACGAGAAAGTCTCAAGGGGCTACCTGCAGGCCCTGGCCACCAAGATGGCCGAGGAGCTGGAGTCCTTGCGGAACGTGGGCACCCAGACGCTCCCTGCCCGGCCGCTG GACCACCAGTGGAAGGCACGGCGGCTGCAGAAGATGGAGGCGTCGGCCCGGCTGGAGCTGCAGTCGGCGCTGGAGGCCGAGATCCGGGCCAAGCAGAGCCTGCAGGAGCGGCTGACGCAGGTGCAGGAGGCCCAGCTGCAGGCCGAGAG CCGCCTGCAGGAGGCCCAGAAGCAGAACCAGGGTCTGCAGCAGGAGCTGGCTGCGCTGCGAGAGGAGCTGGCGGCCCGCGGCCTAGGAG ACATGAAGCCCTCAAACTCCCTGATTCCCTTCCTGTCCCTCCGGAGCTCAGAG AAGGAGTCCACCAAGGACACTGGCCTCTCAGGAGAGGCCCTGAggcctggtgcggagccagagctGAGGCCAGAGGGCCGCCGCAGCCTGCGCCTGGGG GCCGTGTTCCCCAAAGCGCCTGCTGCTCCCACCGCCCCTGCAGAAGGTCCTCCGGCAAAG CCTGGTTCACATGCGCTGCGGCCCCGGACCTTTCCGTCCCCTACCAAGTGTCTCCGCTGCACCTCGCTGATGCTGGGCCTGGGCCGCCAGGGCCTGGGCTGTGACG CCTGTGGCTACTTCTGTCACTCGGCATGTGCTCCCCAAGCCCCGCCCTGCCCCGTGCCCCCTGACCTCCTCCGCGCGGCCCTGGGAGTGCACCCCGAAACGGGCACGGGCACAGCCTACGAGGGCTTCCTGTCG gtgCCGCGGCCCTCGGGCGTCCGGCGCGGCTGGCAGCGCGTGTTCGCTGCCCTCAGCGACTCCCGCCTGCTCCTGTTTGACGCCCCTGACCCACGGCTCAGCCCGGCCAGCGGGGCCCTCATGCAGGCCCTGGATCTGAG CTCCGTGGACCTCCCCAGGGACCCCCAGTTCTCAGCCACCCCGGTCCTGGCCTCTGATGTCATCCACGCCCAGTCCAGGGACCTGCCATGCATTTTTAGG GTGACGGCCTCCCAGCTGACCGTGCCCCCCGCCGTGTGCACCGTGCTGCTGCTGGCCGAGAGCGAGGCCGAGAGGGAGCGCTGGCTGCAGGTACTGGGCGAGCTGCAGCGCTTGCTGCTGGACACGCGGCCAAGGCCAAGGCCTGTGTACACGCTGAAGGAAGCCTATGACAACGGGCTGCCGCTGCTGCCCCACGCGCTCTGCGCCGCCATCATCG ACCAGGACCGGCTCGCTCTGGGCACCGAGGACGGCCTCTTTGTAATCCACCTGCACAGCAACG ACATCTTCCAGGTGGGCGAGTGCCGGCGGGTGCAGCGGCTGGCTGTGAGCCCCGCGGCGGGCCTTCTGGTCGTGCTGTGCGGCCGCGGCCCCAGCGTGCGCCTCTTCGCCCTGGCCAAGCTGGAGAGCGCGGAGGTGGTGGGTGCCAAGATCCCCGAGTCTCGAGGCTGCCAGGCGCTGGCAGCCGGGCGCATCCTGCAGGCCCGCACCCCTGTGCTCTGTGTAGCCGTCAAGCGCCAGGTGCTCTGCTACCAGCTgggcccaggcccagggccctggcaGCGGCGCATCCGGGAGCTGCAGGCCCCAGCACCTGTGCAGAGCCTGGGGCTGCTGGGCGACCGGCTGTGCGTGGGAGCCGCCGGCGCCTTCGCCCTCTACCCGCTGCTCAACGAGGCTGCGCCCTTAGCGCTCGGGGCCGGTCTGGTGCCCGAGGAGCTGCCACCATCCCGCGGGGGCCTGGGCGAGGCGCTGGGCGCCGTGGAGCTCAGCCTCAGTGAGTTCCTGCTGCTCTTCACCACCGCGGGGGTCTACGTGGACAGCGCCGGCCGCAAGTCTCGCATCCACGAGCTGCTGTGGCCAGCAGTGCCCACGGGCTGGG GCTACGCAGCCCCCTACCTGACAGTGTTCAGCGAGAACTCCATGGACGTGTTTGATGTAAGGAAAGCGGAATGGGTCCAGACGGTGCCACTCAAGAAG GTGCGACCCCTAAACCCGGAGGGCTCCCTGTTCCTCTTTGGCGCGGAGAAGGTCCGCCTGACCTACCTCAGGAACCGGCTGGCAG aGAAGGACGAGTTCGACATCCCCGACCTCACTGACAACAGCCGGCGCCAGCTGTTCCGCACCAAGAGCAAGCGCCACTTCTTCTTCCGCGTGTCGGAAgagcagcggcagcagcggcgcAG GGAGATGCTGAAGGACCCCTTTGTGCGCTCCAAGCTCATCTCGCCGCCCACCAACTTCAACCACCTGGTGCACGTGGGCCCCACGGACGGGAAGCCCAGCGCCAGGGACCTGCCCCGG GCTCCAGAAGGGAAGGGCCGAGGCACTCGCAGCTCCGGCCCGCAGCGTCCCCACAGCTTCTCCGAGGCTTCGCGGCGCCCAGCCTCCGTGGGAAGTGACGGGCTCGCTGGAGACGCGGACGCCA CAGTGAAGAGGAAGCCTTGGACATCTCTGTCCAGCGAGTCCGTGTCCTGCCCCCAGGGATCTCTGAGCCCCGCAGACTCCCTGATACAG GTGTCAGAACGGCCCCGgagcctccccccagcccctgaaTCAGAGGGCTCCCCTTGA